The following are encoded together in the Acidobacteriota bacterium genome:
- a CDS encoding M14 family zinc carboxypeptidase produces MSRILVLSTVLATTAALPAQEPERPGSARVVRAYFEDPLTAARAVMSLEALESEYEKGYIVLRATDEDIEAARQAGLRVVEDDDYLEVTRRSERPVVVPRGTIAGFPCYRTVEETYASARAIVARHPTLATWYPVGRSWKRTRDASVGYRLMVLRLRNSATSGEKPALLITAALHAREYATAELALRFAEYLVDSYETDADVRWLLDHQEVHLLLQANPDGRKRAEEGLLWRKNHNTNHCPADYPGVDLNRNFALAWHHPGGSSDNDCSQTFRGPGPASEPETRAVANYMRRLFPGAQGPAESDPAHPGTSGLYLDIHSHGRLVLWPWIHTYEGAPNATALQTLGRKLAFFNDYLPIQGIGFYPATGTTLDYSYGELGVASFLYELGTTFFQDCDDFERSILDGNLESLLYAFKVARTPYLTPAGPDVRELSLSGRASTTGVAAGSSVRLSATFDDTRYQNSNGAESSQAIAAGEYTIDTPPWKTGAVASGISATDGSFDSSSESATATIDTSDLEAGRHTVFVRAKDADGNWGAVSAVFLVVQAADDPENGGNGSCEADGNTVCLHDARYSIRVTWLDENGRTGAASAASSATRDAGLFWFFDADNWEVLVKVLDGCALNGHVWVYGASTTDVGYSIRVTDTVTGVEREYRNEPSMPASAITDATAFPDGCRPP; encoded by the coding sequence GTGAGCCGCATTCTCGTCCTGTCGACCGTTCTGGCGACCACCGCGGCGCTCCCGGCGCAGGAACCCGAGCGCCCCGGCAGCGCCCGGGTGGTACGCGCCTACTTCGAAGACCCGCTCACCGCGGCCAGAGCCGTCATGTCGCTCGAAGCTCTGGAGTCCGAGTACGAGAAGGGCTACATCGTCCTGCGAGCCACCGACGAAGACATCGAGGCGGCCCGGCAGGCAGGCCTTCGGGTGGTCGAAGACGACGACTACCTCGAGGTGACGCGCCGTTCCGAACGGCCGGTTGTGGTGCCCCGGGGAACGATCGCGGGCTTCCCCTGCTATCGCACCGTCGAGGAAACCTACGCAAGTGCCCGGGCGATCGTTGCCCGGCACCCGACTCTTGCGACCTGGTATCCCGTCGGCAGGTCCTGGAAAAGGACACGCGACGCGTCGGTGGGCTACCGCCTCATGGTGTTGCGTCTGAGGAACTCCGCTACGTCCGGCGAGAAACCCGCGCTCCTGATCACGGCCGCTCTTCATGCCCGCGAGTACGCGACGGCTGAACTCGCCCTGCGCTTCGCCGAGTACCTGGTCGACTCCTACGAAACGGATGCGGACGTGCGGTGGCTGCTGGACCATCAGGAAGTCCACCTCCTGCTGCAGGCGAATCCGGACGGGCGGAAGCGCGCCGAGGAGGGGTTGCTCTGGAGGAAGAACCACAACACGAACCACTGCCCCGCCGACTACCCGGGCGTCGACCTGAACCGCAACTTCGCCCTCGCGTGGCACCACCCCGGCGGATCGAGCGACAACGACTGTTCGCAGACCTTCCGCGGGCCCGGCCCCGCTTCGGAACCCGAGACGAGAGCCGTCGCGAACTACATGCGGAGGCTCTTCCCCGGCGCACAGGGACCGGCGGAAAGCGACCCGGCGCACCCCGGAACGAGCGGCCTCTATCTCGACATCCACAGCCACGGCCGCCTCGTTCTGTGGCCTTGGATACACACGTACGAAGGCGCGCCAAACGCGACCGCACTGCAGACGCTTGGCCGCAAGCTCGCGTTCTTCAACGACTACCTTCCGATTCAGGGAATCGGGTTCTATCCCGCAACCGGTACGACCCTCGATTACTCCTACGGCGAACTGGGAGTCGCTTCCTTTCTCTACGAACTGGGGACGACCTTCTTTCAGGACTGCGACGACTTCGAACGCTCGATCCTCGATGGCAACCTCGAGTCGCTGCTCTACGCCTTCAAGGTGGCGCGGACGCCGTATCTGACTCCAGCAGGCCCCGACGTTCGAGAGCTGAGTCTGAGCGGCCGCGCGTCAACGACCGGCGTCGCGGCGGGATCGTCCGTCCGCCTCTCCGCGACCTTCGACGACACCCGGTACCAGAACAGCAACGGCGCGGAATCAAGCCAGGCCATCGCCGCGGGCGAGTACACCATCGACACTCCTCCCTGGAAGACGGGAGCGGTTGCAAGCGGCATCTCCGCAACCGACGGCTCCTTCGACAGCAGTTCGGAGTCGGCGACCGCGACCATCGACACCTCCGACCTGGAGGCCGGCCGGCACACGGTCTTCGTTCGAGCGAAGGATGCCGACGGCAACTGGGGCGCGGTCAGCGCGGTCTTCCTGGTCGTCCAGGCGGCCGACGACCCGGAGAACGGCGGCAACGGCAGTTGTGAGGCGGACGGGAACACCGTCTGTCTCCATGACGCCCGCTACAGCATAAGGGTCACCTGGCTGGACGAAAACGGCCGGACCGGAGCGGCAAGCGCCGCCAGCTCCGCAACGCGGGACGCGGGCCTGTTCTGGTTCTTCGACGCGGACAATTGGGAGGTCCTCGTCAAGGTGCTGGACGGCTGCGCCCTGAACGGCCACGTCTGGGTCTACGGCGCCTCGACGACGGACGTCGGCTACAGCATTCGCGTGACCGACACGGTGACGGGCGTCGAGAGGGAGTACCGGAACGAACCCAGTATGCCGGCCTCGGCGATCACCGACGCGACCGCCTTCCCGGACGGCTGCCGCCCACCGTAG